GCCGCTGAGCAGGTATCTGAACAACGTCCTGTCGCTGCCCATCAACACCTTCAGTGGTGTGACcctgtgaggaacatgaggagcatgaggagcatgaggagcatgaggagcatgaggagcatgaggagcatgaggagcatTACGAAcatgaggagcatgaggagcatgaggagcatgaggaaCCTGAGGAACACGAGGAAcatgaggagcatgaggaacacaaggagcatgaggagcatgaggaacatgaggagagtgaggagcatgaggagcatgaggagcatgaggagcacgaggagcatgaggagcatgaggaaTATGAGGAACATCAGGAATATGAGGGACATCAGGATTATGAGGAACATCAGTAACTGGTCGGGTTGTGTATTGTTGTGTAATATCTTGTCTCATCTCGggttgtgttgtgctgtgttgtgtctaTTAAAATTTCAAGATGTGATAATAAACAAAGCTTCAATTATGTTTGTGAAACATTCTCTTATCACCGATCCAGATTTTGTTTGATCCAGATCTTGTTTGATCCAGATCTTGTTTGATTCAGATCTTGTTTGATCCAGATATTGATGATCCAGATCTTGTTTGATCCAGATCTTGTTTGATCCAGATCTTGTTTGATTCAGATCTTGAGTGATCCAGATCTTGTGTGATCCAGATCTTGTGTGATCCAGATCTTGTTTGATCCAGATCTTGTTTGATCCAGATCTTGTTCTATCCAGATTTTGTTTGCTCCAGATCTTGATGAATCAGATCTTGTTTGATCCAGATCTTATTCTATCCAGATTTTGTTTGATCCAGATCTTGTTTGATTCAGATCTTCCTTAATTCAGATCATTAACTGAGTCTTTCTCTGAGGATTTAACCTGACATCACGTCAGTGTGTGGCCCACACTGAGGCAGCCGCGCCGCCAGGGGGCGCTGGAGTCGTGAGAACGGCTCCAGGTGTGTAGACGGTGTAAACGTTAAACCTCCAGAAGGTGTCACGTGTTTCTCCAGGAGACAACGAGTGGATGTAGAAACCAGAGAAGATCGATGAGGAGAACTTTGAGGATCCTCGAGTGGAAAAGAAGCGAAACGGTAAAAGTTTAAATTGTTAAAGTTGTTAAAGTTGTGACGTGTCCTCCGCTGCGGGAACAGGTGCATCCACGCGACACCTGTTACTTCCTGCTTCGCTGTTTAACTTTATTTCTTCCTCCGCATGAAAACTGAACTTTTACTTGTTatcataaagtttatttttaagttaaactgcagcttcttctccgCGCTGGTGACGCGATGTGTGAACTGATCTCTCATCAGCTTCTAGAAAACCACGTTAACCTGTTTATACAGAGACAGGAACAGAAACGACTCAATAAACATTTTAGATCAACACAGGATTTAAAGACAAACGTGAACAGGATGTGGGATGAGAAGGAAACACAGACTCTCTGAGATCCTGGAGTAATGACacatatctttattttattaattaattgtaTTCTACTCGTCCTGTCAgatgatttaaaagaaaacaaaagatttaCCCATCTTTATGATGtcattgtttatgtttgtaaatatgAGCTTTACAAATGaagatgattgattgatacGTATTTGAAATATTATCAAATATCTCTAAATCTTCTCTAAATGATGAGATGACgatatttataattttgtgttttattttgacaaccATAGCAACTGTTTTCTATTATTAtactatattattatattatactattAATAATAGGGCTTCGCTAAATGGCCAAACATTATATCAAGATGATAATGGacaatattgataattatcaaattataaacaaatatatatttacacttgCTCTATATATAAATGTGAGGTTGGTTATTATGTGTTATTCCTCTGCATAATAGTGGATTTAtgttatattgctatttataaaaatgataCTAGCCTTAATTCAAAATATATGTACAATGACACTTGACTGAAGAGGACTTGAGGTTTTCCTGCTGTTGATGACGATTTTtagaattaaaatgttgaaagaaAAATACCAAAGATTCTGTAGTTTTCACGTCTGAAATGAAAACCTTTAACTTGTTTATTTcccgtctctgtgtctcagtttgaatccatgtgaagcagcagctgagtcTCTGAGCAGGACGACGACCATGAAGAGGATCAAGCAGATCGACGTGAAGCGAGCGCTCGCCCTCGCCAGCGTCTTCAACTTCCTGTGCTCCTGCTCCAAAGGCTGCCTGCTGCCCTTCCTCACCCTCTACCTCCGGCAGCTGGGCCTCACCCCCGGGATGACGGGCCTCATCATGGCCGCCAAACACCTGATAACACTGGTGTGGAGCCCCGTGGCCAGTCTCCTCTCCAAGCACTACAACAAGAGGCGAGTGGTGATCAAGGGCTCTCTGGTGTGTTCGGCAGCCGTCgctctggttctgctgctcGTCCCGACCACAGAGGTGCACACGCAGAGCAGCTCCTGTAACACCACGAATCTGAGCAGCGGCTCGACCCAGAGTCTTGATAACCTGCTCCCCAGCAGCATCGTACCTGAAACCACAGTGACCAGTGCTCCCCCAGAACATCCTGATACCCGTCCTGGTGACACGTTACCTGCTGAGACTAAATCTGCTTCTGTCATGACGAGCACAGCTTCACGGAATCAGCCAGAGGATGTTTCTGTCGGGGTCGAGAGCAGCCTTCAAGAACctgggatcagcagctccgttgTGCCTCATGTCTccggctcctctgctgctgctgtgaggaggaggaggaggtcagaggtcaaatcaggctctgaggagcagcagagagaaaagacgacagaggaggagagccaGTTTGGCTTTTTAGGAAACTTGAAGGTCATGGACCCTGAGCACCAACTCTTCTTCctgatcctcctcctcgtctcagTGTGGGAGTCAGTGTCGGCCCCTCTGGAGTGGACGGCCGATGACGGATTGTATGAATATCTGGATTTTGCCGACGCCTCCGACCGGTACACCTCCATCGGGCCGTGGGGTCTGCTGGGAGCAGcgtgtggagctggaggagcagggctGCTGGTCAGCCAGTTGAGTTGTCTCATAGCCGATCGGATCCCCAGGAGCGCGGCTCATTTCTTCTGCTACTCTGGTTTGGCCGCTCTGGCGCTGCCCGTGGCGTGTTACCTCCCTCTCTACCTGAACAAGAAGCGCGACCGGGCCAACGGGCTCCTGAAAGCCGTGCAGCTGGTGCGTGGTTCCCCTCGCGCTCTGCTCTGCGCCATCACCACCCTGCTGGTCGGGGCGGCGGGCTCAGCCGTGGACAACTTCCTGCTGTGGCAGATGCAGGACCACGGGAGCAACGAGCTGCACATGGGATCGTCTCTCGCCCTCGCTCTGCTCTCACAGGCCGCCTTCCCTCTCCTCGCCGGCCGGCTGTCCAAGCTCCTCAGCCCGGGGAGGGTGCTGGCAGTGGGGGCTGCAGCTCTCGGCCTGCAGTGCCTCTACTACTCCTTCCTCTGGGGCCCCTGGGCCGTGCTGCCTGCCCAGGTGTTGAGTTGCTTCAGCGGCGGAGCCCTCTGGTGGGCGGTGAACGTCCAGTGTGAGGACGTGGCCACGCCGGAGGCCGAGAGGAGCGTGAGGAGGATCTACAGCACgctctctctgcagctgggaAGCAGCCTGGGCAGCGTGGGCGGAGGGTTTGTGGTGCAGAGGTTCGGGCTGGCCTGGCTGTTCAGGGCAGTGGCTGCGGGTCTGatgctgtggtgtgtgtgtctgctgctgctccagtggAAGGCCCCGCACCAGCGCAGGATCAACTACTCCCGCCTCCTGGCCGCCAACGCCAGTGAGGCCAGTGACTCGGAGTCGGAGCAGGAGCGCGACTGGCTCGACAAAGCGATGGAAACCGATagaagcaataataataattatggaAGGAGGATAAACCACTGAGAGAAACTGAACTCTACAGAGTCGGCTGCACGAAAGAGAACAGTGGGTGAAGTGCAGAGTATTTAACAATATGTAGAATAATGTGGGGAACATGGTCCTGTACAGACACTTCATCACTTAGCATGGACCAGATAGTTGATGGGTTCATTTCTATCGAAGCGCTGACGTTTTCTGACTTTcatttgcacacactcataaatatctgtcccCTAAACCTGCTTGATTTATCTTCCGGATCCGGATCCACAACTTGCTCTTCCCTGACTCACACCACCTCCTTCCACTAAGtcgttttttgtgtaatccattttacaaacacacaaacacacagagaggaaaccaCACGGCAGCAGGGTTCCATGTGGCCAGAAGCTCTCTGCAGCACAGGGCAGGTTAAACAGGGTTTAAAAAAGCCTGTGAGAAGCAGAGCAAACAGCAGCCGTGTGCACAAGGTGAGGCCGAACCAGTCGCTCTGTGTCACCACACCCGACACACTGAGTTGTGTTGACCTGCTAGATCTGAGGCTCCTTCTGTTTGGGCCTTTTTGAAGCCGTGAAGATGCTGATTTGTAAACGATGTGTAATTAACTGCAGCTACAGAACATTTTAAAGgtcctctgtgtttcagagGCTCAGTGTCTCCGGGCCCTTcagtcctgggggggggggggacatgttgTTAACCTACTTTAACACGTCTCTGGATTCATATGAAACTGCAAATGTTGAATTAAGATTCTGCAATTCTGTGCATTGAGatcatattaatattaaacGCTCCATaatgtgatgtttgttttgtccGTAAagtttcaattcaattcaacaaCGTCCCACTGGGGGGGGGCAATCCATTcaagaataaataaagttaaggataataaaataatgagtAAAGTAGGAGTttaagaaagtgtgtgtttgtgtgtgtgcgcgctgagATTACAATAATATGCAAAATAGGAAGATctgcaatacacacacacacgcactctttGTTTATGCAGTAGCTTTTGAGCAGTTGCTCTGTgttgctctctttctctgtcagtaGGTGGCGTCACTGAGCAGAGATCAGCTTCTTCAGCTCCTGTGAGCAGAGAAATCCTCAGTGTGAGTCTGAGCCTGgactcatcatcaccacctcctccttctcctcctcctcctcctcctcctccaccttgttTTCTCCCTCCGGTGCatggacatgttttttttcttccttttccagCAGCACCAATAGTTCCTCTGATTATTCTTCTTGTGAGGAGAAATTGAaaaaaggagcaaaacatggagaaggagagaaaatgcTCTGGACTGTACGGAGCCTTGGAGGAGACGCAGGTGGACGGAGGAGCGAAGCAGGAGCCAGGTGAGTTTTTAATGGAATTCAGTCTGCACCGTTTAAATGCTTCAACAATacagaaaatatgtatttacacaGTTTTACTTCATCTGCCATAGAAAAGTGTGAATCAGCTGGAGAGAATGAAGGAGCCCCAAGTTACCTGCAGGGCTGGAGACAGGATTTAACAAACCCTCAGGGGCCCCATAGGGTCACCTCAGTGCCAACCCCCCCTCAGTACctgtttgatttattaatttaagaGTAACGTTGTGTTTTCTTGATTTTACCTAGATAGATAAAttgtacatatacatgtatgtatttataataaaactTTAACTTCGCATGAACATATCTGCAGTATCTTATAGATGCAGGACATGAGTGAGGTATTAGTAATATCAAAGTgtagcgagggggggggggggtcgttaaCATTGAGGGTCTCTGTCCTTTTAAATATGTGTATCATGTGAAAAAACACAATAGTTTTATTCTATtgatttctattctattctattttctaacaaacaaacaaacaaacagaccagaGGACGGAGGTGAAAACGTAACCTCCCTTAGAGCAACATAAACTGTAACACACGTGCAGGTTgttcacacactaacacactggtAGTTCATACATGTGATAATAATACACATGTGATAATCAACATGTGATAATACACATGTGTGCAGCTGTATTCGTGCAGCTCCCCCGTGGTTCAGCGTATGTGACGGTAAAGTCTTTTCACACAAGGTCAGGTAATTAAAAGCCGATCCGAGCTCTGTCGGGTGAGTCATCGCTCCTGGTGAGGAGTcagaggctgggggggggggggggggggggggggcagcagggaGGATATGATGCAGGGCGGAGGTTCATGCTCTCACACAAGCACCTTCagtacatgtgtgttttctgttaacgAGCTTGTGTGACAAGTCtcttaatttaatttagcttttcTTATCTTCTGGTTATTTAAATAGTTCTGACCTTTAAGACGGATGGATCCTCAGAATCCGGCTGTTTTTAGGTTTAACAAACTTAAATCCAGTTTCAGAATCTTTAGAAACTCAACCCACAGGTGaacgtgtttgtctgtttgtctttcagcGGAGGACGTGGTGTCGATGGCCGACTCCACCATCACGGTGCAGGACATCGAAGGAGAGCTGGTGAGAATCGAGCGGATCCGAGACATCCTGGTTCGGAGAGAGTCGGAGCTCAGATACATGTAAGACCTGCGTCTGTAGACAAGGACGTATATACTCTCTTCTGTTATAGACAATTTGGCTCAAATGTCCACTTGGTACAAAAAGTTTAACTGGTTTTATCTTAgtggttgaaggtcaaaggtcaggctcACAGGGACCCTTTTTGCATTGTGAACCCGTTATCTCAGGAACACCTCAACGTGATACTTTCAGATTTGGTACAAACAATCGCTTGGattcacagatgaactgatttgagttgggaggtcaaaggtcaaagggtaAGGTCACGCTGACCTCACACAACATATCTTAAATCTGTCTTTAGGgattttcttcacattttgaccagcTGTCACTCGGACGTGGTTTATGGTTTATGATTTTCATAGATAGAGTTTCCTGAAGCTTCTCTACCGTCACATGACACTCCTCTGTCTGGTCCCTGCAGCTTCACACAGACCGAAGCTCGGCTGCTCTGGGATCTGTTAACACAGAGTTACTGTTAAAAGCCCCTCAGGAGTTACATCGGGAAACACAACTGTCAGCCACCGACACCAAGAGAAGCCAAGTGCATGATGTGTGTAAACAAAACAGCAGTGCTACTTACCGTCTCACCAGgctgcgacacacacacacacacacaaacacacacacacagtactgtTTAAttatttccctctctttctgtggAGACCCTCCTCATTATCTTGCCACACGAGGCTGGAGATGGCAGCAGAGGGAATCAgatctctgatcagctctgATTCATGTTTTCACAGCGTGAGTCACGGAGGCAGATAATAATGTCTTCTGCTCGGGCTTCGATTTGTTTACTTTCCTGTGGGATAATTATAACACGGCCTCGTCTGCTCGGTGCTGAGCATCGTGACGACACGTATCAGACGACTTgtgtcacagactcacaaagtGATGCACAGCTGCACTGACAACAACGGGCTGACTTCTTCCTCGTCCCTCTGGGCTCCGCGAGTCGACGTGTGTTCAATCAACTTGAGGGAAGATTTGGTAAAACAACAGAATTCTATCGTCCAATATCTGTATCTATATATCGCTCAGGGTCCCGGGGGCTGGAGCCGATCCCAGGGGGCTCTGAGCCAACAACCACTCACACTTCACACCTACGCTCAATTTAGATCCTCTCCAATCAACCTCAACACAATCTGCATGTCTCCAGACtatgtgggggggggaagctggAGCAAAACCCAGAACTGGCCAAACCAAGATTTGAACCAACTTCCTGTtgatataaacaaacaaacaaacaaacaaacaaggggTGAAAACAGCAGCTCCTCCCTGATAAACACACTCTGATAGAAACACTGAGCTGTGGTTTTAATAAAGtaggtgtcacacacacacacacacacacacacatccacacacacaaacacacactcgtccAGGCGGCTGCTGTCGTATGAGGCGGTGAAATGAGATTTGATTCTGTCTGGTGTCATTTCAGATAATAAACACACGTCTGCTGATAGAATCTGGTCCtggtgtttttttcagtttgataaaCTCACATTTCCTCACTCACGCCTCTGTGTTCTAAGTCCAGGAGGAAATTGCTTTGCTGCAATGATACAAACTCgagtctgttgttgtttttttaaacccttATTAAGTTTTCTCTTATGTCAAATACATGTTGATGGTTTTGGGGGAACATTTGCTTTTattgtcatgtttttgttttcctctcaggATGGACGACATCCAGCTCTGCAAAGAAATCACGAGGCTGAAGAATGAGCTGCAGAAACTGGTCTCAGTTCCAGGTGAATTCAATAAAAAGCTTTACAGGAAAGATTTCATATAATAATGAGCCTCTGTCACATGATGTTTCTTCTTTAGTCAGAAATTATCCCGTCTTATGCTCACATTCCTCTTCTCATTAAGTTTAGATCACAGCTCTCATGTGGAGGAAC
Above is a genomic segment from Pleuronectes platessa chromosome 16, fPlePla1.1, whole genome shotgun sequence containing:
- the mfsd6l gene encoding major facilitator superfamily domain-containing protein 6-like, producing the protein MKRIKQIDVKRALALASVFNFLCSCSKGCLLPFLTLYLRQLGLTPGMTGLIMAAKHLITLVWSPVASLLSKHYNKRRVVIKGSLVCSAAVALVLLLVPTTEVHTQSSSCNTTNLSSGSTQSLDNLLPSSIVPETTVTSAPPEHPDTRPGDTLPAETKSASVMTSTASRNQPEDVSVGVESSLQEPGISSSVVPHVSGSSAAAVRRRRRSEVKSGSEEQQREKTTEEESQFGFLGNLKVMDPEHQLFFLILLLVSVWESVSAPLEWTADDGLYEYLDFADASDRYTSIGPWGLLGAACGAGGAGLLVSQLSCLIADRIPRSAAHFFCYSGLAALALPVACYLPLYLNKKRDRANGLLKAVQLVRGSPRALLCAITTLLVGAAGSAVDNFLLWQMQDHGSNELHMGSSLALALLSQAAFPLLAGRLSKLLSPGRVLAVGAAALGLQCLYYSFLWGPWAVLPAQVLSCFSGGALWWAVNVQCEDVATPEAERSVRRIYSTLSLQLGSSLGSVGGGFVVQRFGLAWLFRAVAAGLMLWCVCLLLLQWKAPHQRRINYSRLLAANASEASDSESEQERDWLDKAMETDRSNNNNYGRRINH